The following are encoded in a window of Helicobacter jaachi genomic DNA:
- a CDS encoding HdeD family acid-resistance protein → MRFNTLLWLAFSLSLIILGVICIMYPLDTMQMLAYFIGFIMVFSGVGSIIYFVQMRYVMILLDGLLSCVFGFILLFGGEEIAQNFVPLFVALWLILKGILWLIHSWRLYRIFQAINSSIGIACMGVVYLLLGVIFVIFPQALATLLSIIIGITLILSGVVGLYFWITLKRMQY, encoded by the coding sequence ATGCGTTTCAACACCCTTTTATGGCTAGCTTTTAGCCTCTCGCTCATCATTCTTGGCGTGATATGTATTATGTATCCCCTTGATACGATGCAAATGCTAGCCTATTTTATCGGCTTTATTATGGTATTTAGCGGCGTGGGTAGCATTATTTATTTTGTGCAAATGCGCTATGTGATGATACTGCTTGATGGATTATTATCTTGTGTATTTGGCTTTATTTTGCTTTTTGGCGGAGAAGAAATCGCGCAAAATTTTGTCCCACTTTTTGTCGCACTATGGCTTATTTTAAAGGGTATTTTGTGGCTTATTCACTCATGGCGACTTTATAGAATCTTTCAAGCCATAAATAGCAGCATAGGCATTGCTTGCATGGGTGTGGTGTATCTGCTACTTGGTGTAATCTTTGTGATTTTCCCTCAAGCCCTAGCCACGCTCCTTAGCATTATCATTGGCATTACGCTTATACTAAGCGGCGTTGTGGGCTTATATTTTTGGATTACGCTAAAAAGAATGCAATACTAA